From the Solanum lycopersicum chromosome 10, SLM_r2.1 genome, one window contains:
- the LOC101247472 gene encoding E3 ubiquitin-protein ligase UPL3 produces METRSRKRTEATSSAPSASSPSSGPTTRAVKKARFTTRAASNSISTRSRLTNRSQDLQSMDSTNESSGSGSRTRRGKNHGLDRNNPEKGKEKEHEIRDRDRDMGLNMDTDGGDEDDNESEGGAGILQHNLTSASSALQGLLRKLGAGLDDLLPSSAMVSASSSQQNGRLKKILSGLRADGEEGKQIEALTQLCVMLSIGTEDSLSTFSVDSFVPVLVGLLNHMSNPDIMLLAARALTHLVDVLPSSCAAVVHYGAVSCFVARLLTIEYMDLAEQSLQALKKISQEDPTACLQAGALMAVLSYLDFFSTGVQRVALATAANMCKKLPSDAADFVMEAVPLLTNLLQYHDAKVLEHASICLTRIAEAFASSPEKLDELCNHGLVTQAASLISTSNSGGGQASLSTETYTGLIRLLCTCASGSPLGAKTLMMLGISGILKDILSASVSISPAMSRPAEQIFEIVNLANELLPPLPQGIISLPVSTNLFIRGPFTRKSSASGSSKQEDLNASSQEVSAHEKLLNDQPELLQQFGMDLLPVLIQTYGSSVNTAARHKCLSVIGKLMYFSNADMIQSLTNDTNLSSFLAGVLAWKDPQVLVPALQIAEILMEKLPGVFGKMFVREGVVHAVDALMLSGSHVSAPPHPTRAEKEKHNRRRSTNSNTDAISVEDLTSPVPSTGSLPNSMEIRTVNSSLRMSVSTCAKAFKDKYFPSDSEAAEAGVTDDLIRLKNLCMKLNAGIDEQIAKPKGKSKTFGPQLGDSYVGKEENLAEVIAAMMGELSKGDGVSTFEFSGSGVVASLLKYFTFAYFSKERISDTSMSKLRQQAIRRYKSFIAVALPAGVDGGNMVPMTVLVQKLQNALCSLERFPVVLSHSSRSSTGNARLSSGLSVLSQPFKLRLCRAQGEKTLRDYSSNVLLIDPLASLVAIEEFLWARVGRPEAEQKASATGGNSGSGTIPAGGSASSPSMSTPASASRRHSARSRSAVNINESDGSSSKGKGKAVLKPAQKDRRGIRSRDPVKIRAALEKALREEPVDGETSSEDDELHPSLIELDDALVIEDDMFDEDEDDHDDVLRDDPFPVCMADEVHDVKLGDSSEDSPFAQTPTGSNTNAGGGSGSRIASARGSDSVEFRSRNSYGSRGAMSFAAAAMAGLSSASVRGVRGARDRHGHPLLSSGDPPKLIFSVGGKPLNRQLTIYQAIQRQLVLDEDDDERYGGNDFVSGDGSRVWSDIYTITYQRADNQAERSSGSGSSISKSMKTSSSTSSGADPSLVQASLLDSILQGELPCDLEKSNPTYSILYLLRVLEALNQLAPRLRVLSMIDDFSEGKISSLDELGTTGIKIPSEEFVNSKLTPKLARQIQDALALCSGSLPSWCYQLTKACPFLFPFETRRQYFYSTAFGLSRALYRLQQQQGADGNGSTHERAVRVGRLQRQKVRVSRNRILDSAAKVMEMYSSQKAVLEVEYFGEVGTGLGPTLEFYTLISHDLQKLGLGMWRSGLSLTSNEHSVEVHIDNKLSRSDGDLVQAPLGLFPRPWSPHTGTVDGGQFYKAIEYFRLLGRVMAKALQDGRLLDLPLSMAFYKLVLGQELDLYDILSFDTELGKTLQELQALVSRKQYIESIKDQNLDESYDMHFRGTPVEDLCLDFTLPGYPEYILKAGDENVDLSNLEEYISLVVDATVKTGIRQQMEAFRSGFNQVFDFSALQIFSPSELDYLLCGRRELWKPETLVDHIKFDHGFTSKSPPIIHLLEIMGEFTPEQQRAFCQFVTGAPRLPAGGLASLNPKLTIVRKHSSSAGNAAQNSNAPSESADEDLPSVMTCANYLKLPPYSTKEIMSKKLLYAINEGQGSFDLS; encoded by the exons ATGGAAACTCGGAGCCGGAAACGAACGGAGGCCACGTCATCAGCGCCTTCTGCTTCTTCTCCTTCATCAGGTCCCACCACACGCGCTGTTAAGAAAGCTCGTTTTACCACACGCGCCGCCTCAAACTCGATCTCAACTCGTTCCCGACTCACAAATCGTTCCCAAGACCTACAATCGATGGACTCCACGAATGAATCATCCGGGTCTGGCAGCCGAACCAGGCGGGGAAAGAATCACGGGTTAGATAGAAATAATCCGGAGAAGGGTAAGGAGAAAGAGCACGAAATTAGGGATAGAGACAGAGATATGGGATTGAACATGGATACTGATGGGGGTGATGAAGATGATAATGAAAGTGAAGGTGGTGCTGGGATTTTGCAACATAATTTGACTTCAGCAAGTAGTGCACTTCAAGGACTGTTGAGAAAATTGGGTGCTGGTTTGGATGATTTACTGCCGAGTTCAGCAATGGTGTCCGCTTCCTCGTCGCAACAGAATGGGCGTCTGAAGAAGATATTATCGGGCTTGAGAGCTGACGGGGAAGAAGGGAAGCAAATAGAGGCATTGACGCAGCTTTGTGTGATGCTTTCCATTGGGACAGAAGACTCTTTGAGCACTTTTTCAGTGGACTCTTTTGTACCTGTCCTGGTGGGGCTGCTTAATCATATGAGTAATCCTGATATTATGCTTCTCGCAGCTAGGGCGTTAACCCATTTGGTTGATGTTCTGCCATCTTCTTGTGCTGCTGTTGTGCATTATGGAGCGGTTTCATGTTTTGTAGCTCGCTTACTCACAATTGAATACATGGACTTAGCTGAGCAG TCTCTACAAGCTTTAAAGAAGATATCTCAAGAAGATCCAACTGCTTGTTTGCAAGCAGGTGCACTCATGGCTGTGCTGTCGTATCTCGATTTCTTTTCCACTGGTGTTCAG AGAGTAGCACTAGCAACTGCTGCTAATATGTGCAAGAAGCTGCCTTCGGATGCTGCTGACTTTGTGATGGAAGCTGTTCCATTGTTGACGAATCTCCTTCAGTATCATGATGCAAAG GTATTAGAGCATGCTTCTATCTGCTTGACCCGGATAGCTGAAGCATTTGCATCATCTCCAGAAAAGCTAGATGAACTCTGTAATCACGGACTTGTCACACAGGCTGCCTCCCTCATCTCAACCAGTAATTCTGGAGGTGGTCAGGCTTCACTCAGCACGGAAACTTACACA GGCTTGATCCGGCTTCTTTGTACTTGTGCCAGTGGCTCACCATTAGGGGCTAAAACCTTGATGATGCTTGGTATCAGTGGGATCCTCAAGGACATTTTATCAGCCTCTGTCTCTATTTCACCTGCCATGAGCAGACCTGCGGAGCAG ATTTTTGAGATTGTGAATCTTGCAAATGAACTACTTCCTCCGCTGCCTCAAGGAATTATCTCTCTTCCTGTTAGCACAAATTTGTTCATTAGAGGTCCTTTTACGCGGAAATCCTCTGCTAGTGGTTCTAGCAAACAGGAGGATCTTAATGCATCTTCTCAGGAGGTATCAGCTCATGAGAAACTATTGAATGATCAACCTGAACTTCTGCAACAATTTGGAATGGATCTCCTTCCTGTTCTGATACAG ACATATGGATCCAGTGTAAATACAGCAGCACGCCACAAATGCCTCTCAGTTATTGGAAAACTTATGTATTTCAGTAATGCAGATATGATTCAATCTTTAACTAATGACACTAACTTGTCAAG TTTCTTGGCTGGGGTTTTGGCGTGGAAGGATCCCCAAGTATTGGTCCCCGCTCTTCAAATAGCAGAGATTCTAATGGAGAAGCTCCCTGGAGTTTTTGGCAAGATGTTTGTCCGGGAAGGTGTTGTTCATGCTGTAGATGCCTTGATGTTGTCTGGGTCTCATGTTTCTGCTCCTCCCCATCCAACACGTGCTGAGAAAGAGAAACATAATAGACGCCGTAGCACTAATTCCAATACAGATGCAATTTCTGTTGAAGATCTTACAAGTCCAGTTCCAAGTACTGGATCTCTGCCAAATTCAATGGAAATTCGGACCGTTAATTCTAGCCTCCGGATGTCAGTCAGTACATGTGCAAAAGCTTTCAAGGATAAATACTTCCCATCAGATTCTGAGGCTGCTGAAGCTGGTGTCACGGATGATCTTATACGATTGAAGAATCTCTGCATGAAGTTGAATGCTGGTATTGATGAGCAGATAGCTAAACCTAAAGGAAAATCCAAAACATTTGGTCCTCAGCTTGGGGATAGCTATGTTGGAAAAGAAGAAAACTTGGCTGAAGTGATAGCTGCCATGATGGGGGAACTCAGCAAAGGGGATGGTGTTTCAACTTTTGAGTTCAGTGGAAGTGGAGTTGTTGCTTCTTTGCTGAAATATTTTACGTTTGCGTACTTTTCTAAGGAAAGAATCTCTGATACTAGTATGTCTAAGCTTCGACAACAAGCAATCAGAAGATACAAGTCTTTTATTGCAGTTGCCCTTCCTGCTGGTGTTGATGGTGGAAATATGGTTCCCATGACTGTTCTGGTCCAAAAGCTTCAAAATGCTCTATGTTCATTGGAGCGTTTTCCtgttgtattgagtcatagttcCAGATCATCGACAGGAAATGCACGTCTTTCTTCAGGTTTAAGTGTTTTGTCTCAGCCTTTTAAGCTGCGCCTTTGCAGAGCTCAAGGAGAGAAAACCCTCCGTGACTACTCTTCAAATGTTTTGCTGATTGATCCTTTGGCAAGTTTAGTAGCTATTGAAGAATTCCTTTGGGCCCGAGTTGGGAGACCTGAGGCTGAACAGAAGGCATCTGCTACTGGTGGAAACTCTGGGTCTGGGACTATACCTGCTGGAGGCAGTGCGTCATCTCCATCTATGTCCACTCCTGCCTCTGCATCTCGTCGTCATTCTGCTCGATCAAGGTCAGCAGTTAATATTAATGAAAGTGATGGAAGCTCTTCAAAGGGCAAAGGTAAAGCGGTTTTGAAGCCTGCTCAAAAAGATCGCAGGGGAATTCGATCAAGAGATCCTGTTAAAATAAGAGCTGCCTTGGAGAAGGCCTTAAGAGAGGAGCCTGTTGATGGGGAGACTAGTTCAGAG GATGACGAGCTGCATCCTTCTCTCATTGAACTTGATGATGCTTTGGTGATTGAGGATGATATGTtcgatgaagatgaagatgaccATGATGAT GTGCTGAGGGATGATCCTTTTCCTGTCTGCATGGCAGATGAAGTGCATGATGTTAAATTGGGAGACTCTTCGGAGGATAGCCCTTTTGCACAGACACCAACTGGCAGCAATACAAATGCTGGTGGTGGTTCTGGGAGCAGAATTGCTTCTGCTCGGGGATCTGATTCCGTTGAGTTCAGAAGTAGGAACTCGTATGGTTCAAGGGGGGCAATGTCATTTGCTGCTGCTGCCATGGCTGGTCTTTCATCTGCTAGTGTTAGAGGTGTGAGGGGCGCTAGAGATCGACATGGGCATCCTCTACTCAGCTCTGGTGATCCACCAAAACTAATATTTTCTGTTGGTGGGAAGCCGCTTAATAGGCAGTTGACTATCTACCAGGCTATCCAGCGGCAGCTTGTTCTAGACGAGGATGATGATGAGAGATATGGTGGCAATGATTTTGTATCTGGTGACGGCAGTAGGGTTTGGAGTGATATTTACACGATCACATACCAGAGGGCAGACAACCAAGCTGAGAGGTCAAGTGGGTCTGGGAGTTCAATTTCCAAGTCTATGAAAACCAGTTCTTCAACAAGTTCCGGTGCTGATCCTTCATTGGTTCAAGCATCATTGTTAGATAGTATATTGCAGGGAGAACTTCCTTGTGATCTGGAGAAAAGTAACCCTACTTACAGTATTTTGTACCTCTTACGTGTATTGGAGGCGCTGAATCAGCTTGCCCCCCGTTTGAGAGTCCTGTCCATGATTGATGATTTCTCTGAAGGAAAAATTTCTAGTCTAGATGAGCTCGGTACTACGGGTATCAAAATCCCTTCTGAGGAATTTGTCAATAGTAAGCTCACTCCGAAATTGGCACGACAGATCCAGGATGCTCTTGCACTTTGTAGTGGATCTCTTCCATCTTGGTGTTACCAGTTGACCAAGGCCTGCCCATTTCTTTTTCCATTTGAGACTCGGCGCCAGTACTTCTATTCAACTGCTTTTGGGTTGTCACGTGCTTTATATAGGCTGCAGCAACAGCAAGGTGCTGATGGTAATGGGTCTACTCATGAGAGAGCAGTTAGGGTTGGCAGATTACAGCGCCAGAAAGTTCGTGTCTCAAGGAACCGCATTCTGGATTCTGCTGCAAAAGTAATGGAGATGTACTCTAGCCAAAAAGCTGTTCTTGAAGTTGAATATTTTGGTGAAGTTGGTACTGGCCTGGGTCCTACACTTGAGTTTTATACCCTTATAAGTCACGATCTACAGAAACTTGGACTTGGAATGTGGAGATCTGGTTTATCATTAACTTCAAATGAACATTCTGTGGAAGTTCATATCGATAATAAATTAAGTAGAAGTGACGGAGATCTTGTCCAAGCACCTCTTGGATTATTCCCACGTCCCTGGTCACCACATACTGGTACTGTTGATGGAGGTCAATTCTATAAAGCAATTGAATATTTCCGCTTGCTTGGACGTGTTATGGCGAAAGCTCTTCAAGATGGACGGCTTTTGGACCTTCCACTGTCCATGGCCTTCTATAAGCTCGTTCTTGGTCAA GAACTTGATTTGTATGATATTCTTTCTTTTGACACCGAATTGGGGAAGACTTTGCAAGAGTTGCAAGCCCTCGTCAGTCGAAAGCAATATATAGAATCAATAAAAGATCAGAACCTGGACGAGTCTTATGACATGCATTTTCGTGGGACTCCAGTTGAGGATCTTTGTTTAGATTTCACACTTCCTGGCTATCCTGAATATATTCTTAAAGCAGGCGACGAGAAT GTGGATCTCAGTAACTTGGAGGAGTATATTTCTTTGGTAGTTGATGCTACTGTGAAAACTGGAATCAGGCAGCAAATGGAGGCTTTTAGATCTGGCTTCAATCAG GTTTTCGACTTTTCAGCTCTGCAAATATTCTCTCCTTCAGAGTTAGACTATCTATTATGTGGCCGTAGAGAGCTGTGGAAG CCTGAGACGCTAGTAGATCACATAAAATTCGATCATGGATTCACATCCAAGAGTCCTCCTATTATTCAT TTACTAGAGATTATGGGAGAGTTCACACCTGAGCAGCAACGAGCATTCTGCCAGTTTGTTACTGGTGCTCCTCGGCTCCCCGCAGGTGGTCTTGCTTCTCTGAATCCTAAGTTGACAATTGTGAGGAAG CATTCATCTAGTGCTGGCAATGCAGCACAGAACAGTAATGCCCCATCAGAATCTGCAGATGAAGACCTACCCAGTGTGATGACATGTGCTAATTACTTGAAACTCCCTCCCTATTCTACTAAG GAGATCATGTCCAAGAAATTACTCTATGCCATTAATGAAGGTCAAGGATCGTTTGATTTGTCATAA